A region of Nostoc sp. 'Peltigera membranacea cyanobiont' N6 DNA encodes the following proteins:
- a CDS encoding ExbD/TolR family protein, whose amino-acid sequence MRLQDEPELPLQINIVPMIDVIFAILTFFIMSTLFLTRSEGLPVNLPKASTAKQQQVPTKITITVDDKEQISLNRKPIAVDDVTEQIRALVGSNPNVLVIINADEKVDYGRVVAVMDRVRKVEGAKLAIATQK is encoded by the coding sequence ATGCGTCTACAAGATGAGCCAGAACTTCCGTTACAGATCAACATCGTGCCGATGATTGATGTGATTTTTGCGATTTTGACATTTTTTATCATGTCAACTCTGTTCTTAACCCGCTCAGAAGGTTTACCAGTAAATTTACCGAAGGCCAGCACAGCGAAACAACAGCAAGTTCCCACTAAAATTACCATTACGGTAGATGACAAAGAACAGATAAGTCTGAACCGTAAACCAATTGCAGTTGATGATGTGACAGAGCAAATACGTGCTTTAGTTGGTTCTAATCCAAACGTGTTGGTGATTATTAATGCTGATGAGAAAGTTGATTATGGGCGGGTAGTAGCGGTGATGGATCGGGTTCGTAAAGTTGAAGGGGCAAAGTTAGCGATCGCTACCCAAAAATAA
- a CDS encoding MotA/TolQ/ExbB proton channel family protein — MGIHNLFAAGGVVMWPLLVFSVLAVALMIERVRFWVRVNQRQSRVVRDVLNLYRLDNVVGAMDKLQKNADLPLARIFLAALELEEPNPEEFRLALESEAQAEIPVLKRFQNIFETIIGLAPLLGLLGTVLGLIASFASLNLGDVGGTKTTGVTSGISEALVSTASGLIVAIFTLLFANTFRGLYQRQIALIQEYGGQLELLYRRRYERGEKTYASTR, encoded by the coding sequence ATGGGAATTCATAATTTGTTTGCAGCAGGCGGTGTGGTCATGTGGCCCTTGTTGGTGTTTTCGGTATTGGCAGTGGCATTGATGATTGAGCGTGTTAGATTTTGGGTAAGGGTAAATCAGCGTCAAAGCCGTGTGGTGCGGGATGTTTTGAATCTCTACCGACTCGATAATGTTGTCGGTGCAATGGATAAACTTCAGAAAAACGCAGATTTACCACTAGCACGGATTTTTCTTGCCGCTTTGGAATTGGAAGAGCCAAATCCAGAGGAATTTCGTTTGGCATTAGAAAGCGAAGCTCAGGCTGAAATCCCTGTACTCAAACGCTTCCAAAACATTTTTGAGACAATTATTGGACTAGCACCATTGTTAGGTCTTCTCGGCACTGTGTTAGGATTGATAGCTTCCTTTGCCTCCCTAAACCTTGGTGATGTGGGAGGTACTAAAACAACTGGTGTTACATCTGGGATTAGTGAAGCTTTGGTTTCAACTGCATCAGGATTGATAGTTGCGATCTTTACACTCTTGTTTGCCAATACCTTTCGGGGACTGTACCAACGGCAAATTGCACTAATTCAAGAGTATGGGGGACAGCTAGAATTACTCTACCGCCGTCGTTATGAACGAGGAGAAAAAACGTATGCGTCTACAAGATGA
- a CDS encoding NACHT domain-containing protein → MADFDDEQIQQFIDNWFHCEADKQAKTGEKCWELLQKPEHEAAKELAHTPLLLTFICLVYDRSQNFPDNRSVLYRKALRILLEEWASEKRILRDEIYQGLHTELEELLLSEIAYTGFESDRLFFSQRDIVGQIKTFLASNLNAPQHLDGESVLNAIAIQQGILVERAEDVFSFSHLTLQEYLTAQYIDDHRQIEKLVTEHLTGKRWKEVFLLVAGLMRGGADGLLLLMEKEAQKYINTPKLQALLNWAEQVTAGSPGDFKPVGKRAVAIAIAIAIANANANANANANANAYANAYAKAKAITNANAIANAIANAIANANANAYANAYAYANAYAYAEAINYSRKLEKLKIFNDINFTVLIARLEALRAKVPNDQQPTEVRLAFAKHLQKTLLNAFNLTQEMIDLSEEEAKALGDYLYANHLIIQCKQAAVRVSPQTWEAIEARMLLVL, encoded by the coding sequence ATGGCAGATTTTGACGATGAGCAAATTCAGCAATTTATTGATAACTGGTTTCATTGTGAAGCAGACAAACAAGCAAAGACAGGCGAGAAATGCTGGGAATTACTGCAAAAACCAGAACATGAAGCTGCAAAAGAGTTGGCGCACACACCTTTATTGCTGACATTTATATGTTTAGTTTATGACCGTTCCCAAAACTTTCCAGATAATCGCAGCGTTCTTTACCGGAAGGCACTACGGATATTGCTAGAAGAGTGGGCATCAGAAAAACGAATTCTCAGAGATGAGATTTATCAAGGACTGCATACAGAATTAGAAGAGTTATTACTATCAGAGATTGCTTATACAGGTTTTGAATCTGACAGGCTATTCTTTTCACAGCGCGATATAGTTGGGCAAATTAAAACATTTTTAGCAAGCAATCTGAATGCACCTCAGCATTTAGATGGGGAATCAGTGCTGAATGCGATCGCAATTCAACAAGGAATTTTGGTAGAACGAGCCGAGGATGTCTTTTCCTTCTCTCATCTAACGCTACAGGAATATTTAACAGCACAATATATTGATGACCATCGTCAAATTGAGAAATTAGTTACTGAACACCTGACAGGTAAACGCTGGAAAGAGGTATTTTTGTTAGTAGCTGGGTTAATGCGCGGTGGTGCAGATGGTTTGCTGCTGCTGATGGAAAAGGAAGCGCAAAAGTATATTAACACTCCGAAGTTACAAGCTTTATTAAACTGGGCAGAACAGGTAACAGCTGGATCGCCAGGGGATTTTAAACCTGTGGGTAAACGTGCAGTTGCGATCGCCATCGCCATCGCCATCGCCAACGCCAACGCCAACGCCAACGCCAACGCCAACGCCAACGCCTACGCCAACGCCTACGCCAAAGCCAAAGCCATCACCAACGCCAACGCCATCGCCAACGCCATCGCCAACGCCATCGCCAACGCCAACGCCAACGCCTACGCCAACGCCTACGCCTACGCCAACGCCTACGCCTACGCTGAAGCTATCAACTACTCTCGTAAACTGGAAAAACTAAAAATCTTCAATGACATCAACTTTACTGTGCTAATTGCTCGACTAGAAGCATTAAGAGCTAAAGTTCCCAACGATCAACAGCCAACGGAAGTGCGTCTGGCATTTGCTAAACATCTGCAAAAAACCTTACTCAATGCTTTCAATCTCACCCAAGAAATGATCGATTTATCTGAGGAAGAAGCCAAAGCACTCGGCGATTATCTCTATGCAAATCACCTCATCATCCAGTGCAAACAAGCAGCAGTGCGGGTGTCGCCCCAAACCTGGGAAGCGATTGAGGCGCGGATGTTGTTGGTTCTATAG
- a CDS encoding globin domain-containing protein, protein MVSQQTIDIVKSTAPVLKKNGEQITTRMYEIMFQNHPEVREQFSMAAQADGSQPARLATAVYSYANQIDNLPALKSMVEKIVRRHVQTHVTPEQYPIVGESLLQAMKDVLGEAATEEVMAAWSEAYQALSEVFIHREDEIYMGEERKQQLVHL, encoded by the coding sequence ATGGTTAGCCAACAAACAATAGATATCGTCAAATCTACAGCACCTGTTTTGAAAAAGAACGGTGAGCAAATCACAACTCGGATGTATGAAATTATGTTTCAAAATCATCCAGAGGTTAGAGAACAATTTAGTATGGCGGCTCAAGCAGATGGTTCTCAGCCTGCGAGATTAGCTACAGCAGTTTATAGCTATGCCAATCAAATTGATAATTTGCCTGCTTTAAAGTCGATGGTAGAGAAGATTGTCCGTCGTCATGTGCAGACTCATGTTACACCAGAGCAATATCCTATTGTCGGGGAAAGTTTACTGCAAGCGATGAAAGATGTTTTGGGAGAAGCTGCTACAGAAGAAGTGATGGCGGCTTGGAGTGAAGCTTATCAGGCATTGTCAGAAGTGTTCATTCACAGAGAAGATGAGATATATATGGGTGAAGAGAGAAAACAACAGCTTGTGCATTTATAA
- a CDS encoding carotenoid oxygenase family protein, giving the protein MHTITIKSTTKAWAGAIPSLREATPTVNFPAERCANANAEPATEFPSTQLPIISGKIPEGLRGTLYRNGPARLERGGIRMGHWFDGDGAILAVNFTDAVATGVYRYVQTSGYQEEAAAGKLLYGNYGMTAPGPIWNQWQKPVKNAANTSVLALPDKLLALWEGGKPHALDLQTLETLGEDDLGGLTKGLNYSAHCKRDKQTGEIFNFGISPGKNATLNIYKSDSTGRIIQQAAYQLDGVPLVHDFVLAGQYIVFFLPPVRLNVLPVLIGISSYSDSLKWQPKLGTQILVIDRETLSVVSRGETEPWYQWHFANGYVDASGSVIVDIARYEDFQTNQYLKEVATGETHTPAKSTLTRVHLHPQTGKVTSIQQLLNENCEFPTVPQQNVGQASRYTYMSTSRSGTDISQEMLNAIARFDRKTETLTEADFGENRYPSEPIHAQDTQNPEQSWLLTVVYDGNSHRSEVWVFDSDRLDAEPVCKLGLPTVIPHSFHGTWNPAK; this is encoded by the coding sequence ATGCATACTATCACTATAAAGTCAACAACAAAAGCCTGGGCAGGTGCGATACCTTCTCTACGAGAGGCTACGCCAACGGTGAACTTTCCTGCGGAACGCTGCGCGAACGCTAACGCAGAACCAGCTACAGAATTTCCCTCTACGCAATTGCCAATTATCTCTGGTAAAATTCCAGAAGGTTTGCGTGGCACTCTTTACCGCAATGGCCCCGCACGACTAGAACGCGGTGGCATTCGCATGGGACACTGGTTTGATGGAGATGGGGCAATTCTGGCTGTAAATTTTACCGATGCAGTTGCAACCGGGGTTTATCGCTACGTGCAAACCTCTGGCTATCAAGAAGAAGCAGCAGCAGGTAAACTACTCTACGGCAATTATGGGATGACTGCACCAGGGCCAATTTGGAATCAATGGCAAAAGCCCGTTAAGAATGCTGCCAATACCTCAGTGCTAGCACTCCCAGATAAACTTTTGGCACTGTGGGAAGGTGGTAAACCCCACGCCCTCGATTTACAAACTTTAGAAACTTTGGGCGAAGATGATTTAGGGGGATTAACTAAAGGATTAAACTATTCCGCGCATTGTAAGCGTGACAAGCAAACAGGGGAGATTTTTAACTTTGGTATTAGTCCTGGAAAAAATGCGACGCTGAATATTTACAAAAGCGATTCCACTGGACGGATTATCCAACAAGCCGCATACCAGCTAGATGGTGTACCATTGGTGCATGATTTTGTTTTAGCAGGACAGTATATTGTATTTTTCCTTCCGCCAGTGCGGTTGAATGTCTTACCGGTGCTAATAGGAATAAGCAGCTATAGTGATTCTCTAAAGTGGCAACCTAAATTAGGAACTCAGATTTTAGTTATTGACCGAGAAACTCTATCTGTAGTCAGTCGTGGAGAAACCGAACCTTGGTATCAATGGCATTTTGCTAATGGTTATGTAGATGCTAGCGGTTCAGTAATTGTGGATATTGCCCGTTATGAAGATTTTCAAACTAACCAATATCTCAAGGAAGTAGCAACAGGTGAGACTCACACCCCAGCTAAAAGCACACTAACGCGAGTTCATTTGCATCCTCAAACTGGCAAAGTTACGTCAATTCAGCAACTATTAAACGAAAATTGTGAATTTCCGACAGTACCACAGCAAAATGTGGGGCAAGCTTCTCGGTACACATATATGTCAACATCACGTTCGGGAACAGATATTAGCCAAGAAATGTTAAATGCGATCGCTCGTTTCGATCGCAAAACCGAAACTCTCACCGAAGCAGACTTTGGAGAGAACCGTTATCCTTCAGAACCCATCCACGCCCAAGATACCCAAAACCCCGAACAAAGTTGGCTGCTAACCGTCGTCTACGATGGTAATTCTCATCGTAGCGAAGTTTGGGTATTTGATAGCGATCGCCTGGATGCCGAACCAGTTTGCAAACTAGGATTACCTACCGTCATTCCCCACAGCTTCCACGGCACTTGGAACCCAGCTAAATAA
- a CDS encoding energy transducer TonB, which translates to MSFSGITVEQRSKEVEALKSFLTYSLIGSLALHIGVLSSGISNYLTRVPKEENEAIELAIVDSPTAEPEKPLEKIPEEPKKEPEVVQKQSIEAPQVQKPVQEFIERPKIEPIQQQPKQTIQNSQPVQQPQQTIQNPQPVQQPQQTIQNPQPANREIAPKPAVPVTTVAPQGGGGGGGSGVGLGSGSGIAVGTSSGTGTGGGTGTGTGGGIGSGTGTGIGSGTGSGTGTGIGSGIGSGTGNGIGNQTEKRPPVATAPIAPTPPKINTSGNGNGRAACRECNAKYPEAARRRGVEGRVEVAVDTDAQGNVTNVRIARSSGNRDLDEETARQAREWKLKPVEGGRQGVSIATEFAIKGSRRSRQVQERQAERQAQERTQQTTAANSTPENPRRRRRELAPSSNEATATKPAEARATKPAISGLSRRLEPQRGENSAPSSSTTRTQGSARESLRRIRREQTATDSSPKPQPTTNQRRRRDNNTSQNKLRDSLRRLRQQPQSQPAAPSTAPSQQ; encoded by the coding sequence ATGAGCTTTTCTGGCATTACTGTCGAGCAACGTTCCAAAGAAGTTGAGGCTCTCAAGTCTTTTCTGACTTACAGTCTGATCGGTTCACTGGCGCTGCATATCGGCGTACTGTCATCAGGCATAAGTAATTATTTGACGAGAGTACCTAAAGAAGAAAATGAAGCGATAGAGTTAGCGATCGTCGATTCTCCGACTGCGGAACCAGAAAAACCACTTGAAAAAATTCCAGAAGAACCCAAGAAAGAACCCGAAGTTGTTCAAAAACAGTCTATAGAAGCTCCACAAGTACAAAAACCAGTACAAGAATTTATTGAAAGACCAAAAATTGAGCCAATTCAACAACAACCAAAACAAACTATTCAAAATTCACAGCCAGTTCAACAACCACAACAAACTATTCAAAATCCACAGCCAGTTCAACAACCACAACAAACTATTCAAAATCCACAGCCAGCTAACAGGGAAATTGCTCCCAAGCCAGCAGTCCCTGTGACAACTGTTGCTCCTCAAGGTGGTGGTGGCGGTGGCGGCTCTGGTGTTGGTTTAGGTTCAGGTAGTGGTATTGCTGTAGGTACAAGCAGTGGTACTGGCACTGGTGGAGGAACTGGGACTGGTACTGGCGGCGGCATTGGTAGTGGTACTGGGACTGGCATCGGCAGTGGTACTGGCAGTGGTACTGGGACTGGCATTGGCAGTGGCATTGGCAGTGGCACTGGTAATGGAATTGGCAACCAAACAGAAAAACGTCCGCCAGTAGCAACAGCGCCAATAGCGCCAACACCTCCAAAAATTAACACTTCAGGTAATGGTAATGGTCGTGCAGCCTGCCGCGAATGTAATGCTAAGTATCCAGAGGCAGCAAGACGGCGAGGTGTTGAAGGGAGAGTAGAAGTAGCTGTCGATACTGATGCCCAAGGCAATGTGACTAATGTGCGGATTGCCCGTTCTAGTGGAAACCGCGACTTAGATGAAGAAACCGCCAGACAAGCGCGTGAGTGGAAATTAAAACCCGTAGAAGGAGGCAGACAAGGAGTCTCGATCGCCACTGAATTTGCAATAAAGGGTTCGAGGCGATCGCGCCAAGTTCAAGAACGGCAAGCAGAAAGACAAGCACAAGAGAGAACCCAGCAGACAACGGCTGCAAACTCCACACCAGAAAATCCAAGACGTAGGCGCAGAGAGTTGGCACCTTCATCTAATGAAGCTACAGCTACAAAACCAGCCGAAGCTAGAGCCACAAAACCGGCAATATCTGGATTAAGTAGACGGTTGGAACCTCAAAGAGGGGAAAATTCTGCTCCAAGCTCTAGTACAACTCGCACTCAAGGAAGCGCTAGAGAGTCTTTACGCCGCATCCGGCGCGAGCAAACGGCTACCGATTCATCACCAAAGCCACAACCAACTACAAATCAGCGGCGGCGAAGAGATAACAACACTAGCCAGAACAAGTTACGGGACTCTTTGCGCCGTTTACGCCAACAACCTCAATCGCAACCTGCTGCTCCATCTACTGCTCCTAGTCAGCAGTAG
- a CDS encoding sensor histidine kinase: MVWINRRIIPAEIKILLLASLPGTVFLIIVVIARLCGLLQNFELMTLDTFLRLRPLEKTDDKVVIVGIDEKDIRSLKNYPISDRELAKLIKKIQNYKPIAIGLDIVRDLSVEPGHKELVQVFQDYKNIIGIEKILPPDPIFAPPQLPPKQIGFSDIVADKDSQYRRYLLLTPSPQNPNNPQQYKYSFGLQLAKAYLSAQNINIENGIIDESTIRFKTTEITPFSSNSGGYVNEDDSGLKILINFRNSSKPFNILSLNDIKNDNFNPNLLQDKIVLIGIVATSVPDLVNTSAIATQQISGQIYGVEFHAHACSQIINAVMNGRPLLKVWSDEWEYLWIIVWGCYPIIIFWLTQSLWKNLLAVVVVTFALFGIGYLLILSGWWIPIGASLLTLTVNGLGLSGFAFALYQNNQVFKIKMNERQHTIEYAFTVIHNGPLQTLANVLRQMQAQDWSHDELKSQLEKLNYEIREIGEYLKLETLSQEESLRLGSGLKIDLKSPIHELFYVVYSSTLERCDLEYLKNIKVKIRIFEPVDEKYLSVQNKQELCLFLEEALCNVGKHAKDVKRIEAIGKKDNDSYTLRIQDNGSGLISSLESKGTKQLKNIAKNLGGNFKRETLSPKGTVCEITWKLANTKSSN; this comes from the coding sequence ATGGTATGGATTAATCGAAGAATAATTCCGGCTGAAATCAAAATTCTGCTCCTAGCATCACTTCCAGGAACAGTATTTTTGATAATTGTAGTAATTGCCCGGTTATGTGGTTTATTGCAAAATTTTGAATTGATGACGTTGGACACATTTTTGCGTTTGCGTCCTCTGGAAAAAACTGATGATAAAGTTGTAATTGTGGGTATTGATGAGAAAGATATCCGCAGTTTAAAAAACTATCCAATTTCAGATAGAGAACTTGCCAAACTGATTAAAAAAATCCAAAATTATAAACCTATTGCAATTGGTCTTGACATAGTTCGAGATTTATCTGTTGAACCTGGTCATAAAGAATTAGTCCAGGTATTTCAGGACTATAAAAACATAATTGGCATCGAAAAAATATTACCTCCAGATCCAATTTTTGCACCGCCACAACTACCGCCAAAACAAATAGGTTTTTCTGACATAGTAGCAGATAAAGATAGTCAATATCGCCGCTACTTACTTTTGACACCATCACCTCAAAACCCCAACAACCCTCAACAATATAAATATTCTTTTGGACTTCAATTGGCAAAAGCTTATTTATCTGCCCAAAATATTAATATTGAAAATGGGATAATTGACGAATCGACAATCAGATTTAAAACAACAGAAATCACTCCTTTCTCATCTAATTCTGGAGGATATGTCAACGAAGACGATAGCGGATTAAAGATATTAATTAACTTTCGCAATAGTAGTAAACCATTCAATATTTTATCATTGAATGATATTAAAAATGATAATTTCAATCCTAATTTACTACAAGATAAAATCGTTTTAATTGGGATCGTGGCTACCAGTGTTCCTGATTTAGTAAATACTTCTGCAATTGCTACTCAACAAATTAGCGGACAAATCTATGGAGTAGAATTTCATGCTCATGCTTGTTCTCAGATAATTAATGCAGTGATGAACGGACGACCATTGTTAAAAGTTTGGTCGGACGAGTGGGAATATTTATGGATAATAGTTTGGGGTTGTTATCCAATAATTATTTTTTGGTTAACACAATCTTTATGGAAGAATTTATTAGCTGTAGTTGTAGTAACTTTTGCCTTATTTGGTATAGGTTACTTGCTTATTTTATCCGGTTGGTGGATTCCCATAGGAGCGAGTTTATTGACCTTAACAGTAAATGGGTTAGGGTTGAGTGGATTCGCATTCGCTTTATATCAAAACAACCAAGTATTTAAAATTAAAATGAACGAACGCCAGCATACAATTGAATATGCATTTACTGTGATTCATAATGGCCCTCTACAAACTTTAGCAAATGTCTTGAGACAGATGCAGGCTCAAGATTGGTCACATGATGAATTAAAATCACAGTTAGAAAAACTTAATTATGAAATTCGAGAAATTGGCGAATATTTAAAGCTGGAGACTTTATCTCAAGAAGAAAGTCTTCGTTTAGGTAGCGGGTTAAAAATTGACTTAAAAAGCCCGATACATGAACTTTTTTATGTAGTATATTCTAGTACCCTAGAACGATGCGATCTAGAATACTTAAAAAATATTAAGGTGAAAATTCGTATATTTGAACCAGTAGATGAGAAGTATTTAAGTGTTCAGAATAAACAAGAGCTTTGTTTATTTCTGGAAGAAGCTTTATGTAACGTAGGTAAACATGCTAAAGATGTCAAACGCATCGAAGCTATTGGTAAAAAAGATAATGATTCGTATACTCTTAGGATTCAAGATAATGGTTCTGGATTGATTTCATCTTTAGAAAGTAAAGGAACAAAACAACTAAAAAATATTGCCAAAAACTTGGGTGGTAATTTTAAGCGTGAAACCCTCTCTCCCAAAGGAACGGTCTGTGAAATTACTTGGAAGTTAGCAAACACTAAAAGTAGTAATTAG
- a CDS encoding response regulator transcription factor → MKILLIDDHQLILTGTFNLLQQQYPKADIVKVKTVYDALEEIATSSFELIFMDLSIPEKAGTIAQIDTGINLLQKLLQKYPQQNFLVQSSYVKALVRIKYEIDEHQGGFAIADKGLSEQEMLTRVYIAIQGATHTQDIKNGLELKPEWLEVLKLAFEKGLTDKLISEQMYRSERAVRTYWTKIQDVLGLYPEDCKKQGKNIRIQTEILARKEGLID, encoded by the coding sequence ATGAAAATCTTACTTATTGATGACCACCAATTAATTTTAACTGGAACCTTTAACCTCCTCCAACAACAATATCCAAAAGCCGATATTGTCAAGGTCAAAACGGTATATGATGCTCTAGAAGAGATTGCCACTTCTTCCTTTGAATTGATTTTCATGGATTTATCAATACCAGAAAAAGCAGGGACGATCGCCCAAATTGATACAGGGATAAACCTCCTTCAAAAATTACTCCAGAAATATCCCCAGCAGAATTTTTTGGTGCAAAGTAGTTATGTAAAAGCATTAGTCAGGATAAAATACGAGATTGATGAGCATCAAGGCGGATTTGCGATCGCAGACAAAGGATTATCAGAACAGGAAATGTTAACTCGTGTCTATATAGCAATTCAAGGTGCAACCCACACACAAGACATCAAAAATGGCTTAGAACTAAAGCCAGAGTGGTTAGAAGTTTTGAAATTGGCATTTGAAAAAGGATTAACAGATAAACTAATCTCCGAACAGATGTATAGGTCTGAACGTGCAGTGCGTACATATTGGACAAAAATTCAAGATGTTCTCGGACTTTATCCAGAAGATTGCAAAAAACAGGGAAAAAATATCCGTATTCAAACAGAGATTCTGGCTAGAAAAGAAGGATTAATTGATTAG
- a CDS encoding thioesterase II family protein, whose product MTTTPSFNSWVICPQPNPQANLRLFCFPYAGGNAAIFRTWPNNLPSNVEVCAVEYPGRGRQIQSAPLTRLEPLVEAIAPVLLPYLDKPFAFFGHSMGGLVSFELTRLLRSQYSLAPFHLFISARRAPQLPPIKPPLHILSDADLQKELRSLNGTPKAVLESEELMQIFLPILRADFAVLETYIYTQKQPLECPITAFGGLQDQDVSHEALQGWREQTIAAFSLHEFNGDHFFIHSHQELLFKLISQELQMRKRS is encoded by the coding sequence ATGACAACTACACCAAGCTTCAATTCCTGGGTTATCTGTCCCCAACCAAATCCTCAAGCAAACTTGCGTTTATTTTGCTTCCCTTACGCTGGTGGTAACGCGGCAATTTTTCGCACTTGGCCTAATAATCTACCCAGTAATGTCGAAGTCTGCGCTGTGGAATATCCGGGACGGGGAAGACAGATACAGTCAGCACCTTTGACGCGATTAGAACCTCTTGTGGAAGCGATCGCTCCAGTTCTGTTACCATACTTAGACAAACCATTCGCCTTCTTCGGTCACAGTATGGGCGGATTAGTTAGCTTTGAGTTAACCCGTCTACTTCGCTCTCAGTATAGTCTTGCTCCCTTTCACCTCTTCATCTCTGCTCGTCGCGCTCCGCAATTGCCACCCATAAAACCACCCCTGCACATCTTATCAGACGCTGATTTGCAGAAGGAGCTACGCAGCCTCAACGGTACACCCAAAGCAGTGTTAGAAAGCGAGGAACTTATGCAGATATTTCTCCCGATTTTGCGGGCAGACTTTGCAGTTCTAGAAACTTATATTTACACTCAAAAACAGCCACTGGAGTGTCCTATTACTGCTTTTGGTGGTTTGCAAGACCAAGACGTTAGTCATGAAGCTTTGCAAGGATGGCGAGAACAGACAATCGCTGCTTTCTCATTACATGAGTTCAACGGCGACCACTTTTTTATCCATTCCCACCAAGAATTATTATTTAAACTTATATCTCAAGAATTGCAGATGCGTAAGCGTAGCTGA